A section of the Oncorhynchus gorbuscha isolate QuinsamMale2020 ecotype Even-year linkage group LG04, OgorEven_v1.0, whole genome shotgun sequence genome encodes:
- the LOC124033636 gene encoding LOW QUALITY PROTEIN: caprin-1-like (The sequence of the model RefSeq protein was modified relative to this genomic sequence to represent the inferred CDS: deleted 2 bases in 1 codon): MPSATVGHNAVQSSSPELGSGTQSEAMKQVLQVIDKKVRNMEKKKGKLDDYQAKKNKGERLNQDQLDALTKFQEVTNNLDFARELQKSFLSLGQEIQKAVKKSARREQLQREETEQRRLKTVLELQFLLDRLGDEQTRQDLKQPAAGSPLLTDYNLTALDSFYKLVGPERDHDVRLTDQYEEASLHLWELLEGRDQAVAGTTYKALKETLDKVLLSGYFDSAQTHQNGVCEKEEEEEEEEEEEEEQQEQSVEHELSGGGEQPAAPEGIVTEEYIEAIEVEATEFVNRQFIPETTYSITGNDQVEEWTAEVQVVNVLQHQPPPQMTPEPHTVNPVSHTPDPVVRKQVVQDLMAQMQGTYNFMQDSMLEFDGHALDPAIVLAQPMKPAQSVDLQQMVHSESRLAQPSSVPESTQVLMVSPTPDAYSSTAPLYQPSHTAEPRPQTDGIDHIQASMSLSSEQSPAPSSLPSAFPPVSTPHSGGINVNAAPFQSMQAVFNLNAPVPPTNEADGLKQFPSGYGQGFSSQAEHSVEEPDIQQDTLQSAVGGFHTQDQVMSSAAGHQVQGPGFGRQGQSFYNSRGAVSRGGPRNPRGMINGYRGSSNGFRGGYDGYRPPFSNTPNNGYGQQAQFSTAPRDYPNSTYQREGYQPGYKRGAAQGPRGCSRGNAQAMRS, translated from the exons ATGCCTTCAGCAACAGTTGGCCACAATGCTGTTCAGTCCTCCAGCCCAGAGTTGGGTTCTGGGACCCAGTCTGAGGCCATGAAGCAGGTCCTGCAGGTGATAGACAAGAAGGTCCGCAACATGGAAAAGAAAAAG GGCAAGCTGGATGACTACCAGGCCAAGAAGAATAAAGGAGAACGGTTGAACCAGGATCAGCTG GATGCCTTGACTAAATTCCAGGAAGTGACCAACAACCTGGATTTTGCAAGGGAGTTGCAGAAGAGCTTCCTGTCTTTGGGGCAGGAG ATCCAGAAGGCAGTGAAGAAGTCTGCCCGGAGGGAGCAGCTTCAGCGGGAGGAGACGGAGCAGAGGCGTCTGAAGACTGTTCTGGAGCTGCAGTTCCTGCTTGACCGACTGGGCGATGAGCAGACGAGGCAGGACCTGAAACAGCCCGCTGCAGGCTCCCCCCTGCTCACCGACTATAACCTCACCGCACTGGACAGTTTCTACAAGCTCGTGGGCCCGGAACGGGACCATGACGTCAG GTTGACTGACCAGTATGAGGAGGCCTCCCTACACCTATGGGAACTGCTAGAGGGCAGAGACCAGGCTGTGGCAGGAACCACAT ACAAGGCACTGAAGGAGACCCTGGACAAGGTGCTGCTGAGTGGCTATTTTGATAGCGCACAAACGCATCAGAACGGAGTGTGtgaaaaagaggaggaagaggaggaggaa gaagaggaggaggaggagcagcaggagcagTCTGTGGAGCATGAGTTGTCTGGGGGCGGGGAGCAGCCTGCAGCACCAG AGGGAATAGTTACTGAAGAATACATAGAGGCCATTGAAGTAGAAGCCACAGAG TTTGTAAACAGACAGTTCATTCCAGAAACCACATACAGCATCACTGGCAACGACCAAGTAGAGGAGTGGACAGCAGAGGTCCAG GTGGTCAATGTCCTCCAGCACCAGCCTCCTCCCCAGATGACCCCTGAGCCTCACACTGTGAACCCAGTCTCCCACACGCCTGACCCTGTGGTCCGGAAGCAGGTCGTACAGGACCTCATGGCCCAGATGCAGGGGACCTATAACTTCATGCAG GACTCCATGTTGGAGTTTGATGGCCATGCCCTGGACCCAGCCATCGTGTTGGCCCAGCCCATGAAGCCTGCACAGAGCGTGGACCTGCAGCAGATGG TTCATTCAGAATCCAGACTTGCTCAACCAAGCTCAGTTCCTGAATCTACACAA gTCCTCATGGTCTCCCCCACACCTGATGCCTACTCCTCCACAGCACCTCTCTACCAGCCCTCCCACACAGCAGAGCCCCGGCCACAGACCGACGGCATCGACCACATCCAG GCCTCGATGTCCCTGTCGTCTGAGCAGTCCCCCGCCCCGTCCTCCTTGCCCTCTGCCTTCCCGCCCGTCTCCACCCCCCACAGCGGCGGCATCAATGTCAACGCAGCACCATTCCAGTCCATGCAAGCG GTGTTCAACCTGAATGCCCCCGTGCCCCCCACTAACGAAGCAGACGGTCTGAAGCAGTTCCCCAGTGGCTACGGCCAGGGCTTCAGTAGCCAGGCGGAGCACTCCGTGGAGGAGCCTGACATCCAGCAGGACACTCTACAGTCCG CTGTAGGAGGCTTCCACACCCAAGACCAAGTAATGTCGTCGGCAGCAGGCCACCAGGTGCAGGGGCCAGGCTTTGGGCGGCAAGGCCAGTCCTTCTATAACAGCAGGGGGGCCGTGTCTCGCGGAGGCCCCAGGAACCCCCGGGGCATGATCAATGGATACCGAGGATCCTCTAACGGTTTCAGAG GAGGATATGATGGCTATCGCCCTCCCTTCTCGAACACCCCAAACAATGGTTATGGGCAACAGGCCCAGTTCAGCACTGCACCCCGGGACTACCCCAACAGCACCTACCAACGG GAGGGATATCAGCCAGGCTACAAGCGGGGAGCAGCCCAGGGACCTCGGGGTTGCTCTCGAGGTAATGCTCAAGCGATGCGATCCTAA